A DNA window from Pogona vitticeps strain Pit_001003342236 chromosome 2, PviZW2.1, whole genome shotgun sequence contains the following coding sequences:
- the MAP2K7 gene encoding dual specificity mitogen-activated protein kinase kinase 7 isoform X2, translating into MAASSLEQKLSRLEAKLKQENREARRRIDLNLDISPARARPTLQLPLANDGSSRSSSLENSPQHHTHPSRPRNMLGLPPQPPFLMHRSMESIEIDQKLQEIMKQTGYLTIGGQRYQAEINDLENLGEIGSGTCGQVWKMRFKKTGHIIAVKQMRRSGNKEENKRILMDLDVVLKSHDCPYIVQCFGTFITNTDVFIAMELMGTCAEKLKKRIQGPIPERILGKMTVAIVKALYYLKEKHGVIHRDVKPSNILLDERGQIKLCDFGISGRLVDSKAKTRSAGCAAYMAPERIDPPDPSKPDYDIRADVWSLGISLVELATGQFPYKNCKTDFEVLTKVLQEDPPLLPNNMGFSVDFQSFVKDCLTKDHRKRPKYNKLLEHNFIKRYETLEVDVASWFKDVMAKTESPRTSSILSQHHLPFFTR; encoded by the exons CATTGCAGCTTCCCTTAGCCAATGATGGCAGCAGCCGTTCCTCCTCTCTGGAGAACTCACCCCAGCATCACACTCACCCATCACGTCCCCGAAACATGCTAGGCCTGCCTCCTCAGCCACCATTCCTCATGCACAGGAGCATGGAGAG TATAGAGATCGATCAGAAACTACAGGAAATTATGAAGCAGACGGGTTACTTGACCATCGGAGGGCAG AGATACCAGGCAGAAATCAATGACCTAGAAAACCTAGGTGAGATTGGAAGTGGGACATGTGGACAGGTCTGGAAAATGCGTTTTAAGAAGACAGGCCACATCATAGCAGTGAAG CAAATGCGTCGTTCTGGTAACAAAGAAGAGAACAAGAGGATTCTAATGGACTTGGATGTGGTTCTGAAAAGCCATGATTGTCCCTACATAGTTCAGTGCTTTGGGACATTCATCACAAAT ACGGATGTTTTTATAGCGATGGAGCTAatgggcacatgtgcagagaaaCTGAAGAAACGCATTCAGGGACCTATCCCTGAGAGGATCTTGGGAAAGATGACTGTGGCG ATTGTCAAAGCACTCTACTATTTGAAAGAGAAGCATGGTGTCATTCATAGAGACGTGAAACCTTCCAATATCTTGTTGGATGAGAGGGGGCAAATCAAATTGTGTGACTTCGGAATCAGTGGAAGGCTGGTGGACTCAAAAGCCAAAACTCGAAGTGCTGGTTGCGCAGCATATATGGCG CCTGAGAGAATAGACCCCCCTGATCCCTCAAAACCTGATTATGATATCCGTGCAGATGTTTGGAGCCTGGGCATCTCTCTG GTTGAACTGGCTACAGGTCAGTTTCCTTACAAGAACTGCAAAACAGATTTTGAGGTCCTCACCAAGGTGTTGCAGGAAGATCCGCCCCTTCTCCCAAACAACATGGGATTTTCTGTTGATTTCCAGTCATTTGTGAAAGACTG CCTTACTAAAGATCACAGGAAGAGACCAAAGTACAACAAGCTACTT GAACACAACTTCATCAAGCGTTATGAGACACTGGAAGTGGATGTGGCATCCTGGTTCAAAGACGTCATGGCGAAGACTGAATCGCCTCGCACAAGCAGCATCCTCAGCCAGCACCACCTGCCATTCTTCACCAGGTAG